A window of the Zeugodacus cucurbitae isolate PBARC_wt_2022May chromosome 2, idZeuCucr1.2, whole genome shotgun sequence genome harbors these coding sequences:
- the Doa_0 gene encoding serine/threonine-protein kinase PRP4 homolog isoform X3 produces the protein MATTFLNRFHREKSERQGLVAADNNVNSKSKKKDKDSGSGGKAADDTNGVGIMSPTPTDMPNSETATPLPPPTSEATITATTTTAATTSQQQPSRQQRRYIRSATAASVTQLLSESYSSLLQRFRRHPSERPDKSQNQQHQKRNRDIKGAANDERRDTSKTPTNFDNNNSKSVKDRERLFDNCESATNNNKHSNEMSERRRYYGGGGAGGGYYAGGGGTSTGRYQKSATAVSALDRLRSNLSPVTSYYKPLMRSFGRRADDDRKDTDKDRTPTAGGTSKLSAISRLENKYSDVLDRHRHHEDDRDKTLEPDENRNPLSKSSTSHQLLGAGRPKLSSGSFNAVDRKERTPYRLGRNKTNRYLGDSNDSGYITSTNGSARGDHTTLLDENYPLDYGGSRYRRNYEVPRHHLENYEALRAGGAMGYAPGSSRSGRGAEYAAGYNARSYRSRDVYDDYGNGAGGGIGGSSSRNRPRAYGRNKTSENLLASATETVPSAHSSFRPDYEDYGVPNSRNRFAHRRKENITQRVPTRREELTDEDREILNDERSSADNAAILLLLKEDNQYLEARKFEERMRKRKELQGRLLRYAQEDAAAAAAEKVKLEKNSEKEIETKKTEANSSKQEINANNGGEASNAMSTTQKTTSNLKKVASPIIDSDSSSESSSEESDSSSQGDKPATSPTTNSNTITTTALAKDTEDSTKVPTTTNLSTSKELASQSTYTSTPSSTSSAGSSVTALHADRNNNDLSKYRPTAGSSFKSNGGLMHSSSSGALAFGGISERLAAGRSQRYQPATSSRTAALLADLDTLGPTADSSSSRYQQYKNPLNDSYKSSYLFDPYYSYGGAGGSSVASSRRTGTAAGLSSSTSAYQRQQIHAYQQHQQQQLHQYQQHQHILSKSATSAALFQRSRIPKTLSAFTAKPVIQDDADGHLIYHNGDILHHRYKIMATLGEGTFGRVVKVKDMERDFCMALKIIKNVEKYREAAKLEINALEKIAQKDPHCDHLCVKMIDWFDYHGHMCIVFEMLGLSVFDFLRENNYEPYPLEQVRHMAYQLCYSVKFLHDNRLTHTDLKPENILFVDSEYTTHYNHKINREVRRVKNTDVRLIDFGSATFDHEHHSTIVSTRHYRAPEVILELGWSQPCDVWSVGCILFELYLGITLFQTHDNREHLAMMERILGQIPYRMARNHCHYSKTKTKYFYHGKLDWDEKSSAGRYVRDHCKPLFRYQMSDTEDHCELFDLIKKMLEYEPSQRVTLGDALRHPFFDKLPPHQRVGEIGNIKQAISSGSSSSRERSHSLSR, from the exons ATGGCCACAACATTCTTGAATCGATTTCATCGCGAAAAAAGTGAACGTCAGGGGCTGGTGGCGGCAGATAACAATGTCAACAGCAAATCGAAGAAGAAAGACAAAGATAGTGGCAGCGGCGGAAAAGCTGCTGATGACACAAATGGCGTTGGGATCATGTCTCCCACGCCAACAGATATGCCGAACTCGGAGACAGCAACACCATTGCCACCTCCAACATCTGAGGCGACAATtactgcgacaacaacaactgcagcaacAACGTCGCAGCAGCAGCCATCTCGTCAACAGCGCCGCTACATACGCAGCGCCACAGCGGCGAGTGTAACACAGCTCTTGTCGGAAAGCTATAGCAGTCTCTTACAAAGATTCCGTCGTCATCCGAGCGAACGACCCGATAAAAGCCAAAATCAGCAGCACCAAAAACGAAATCG TGATATTAAAGGTGCTGCAAACGACGAACGTCGGGATACCAGTAAGACGCCAACAAACTtcgataataataattcaaagtCGGTGAAAGATCGCGAAAGGCTGTTCGATAATTGTGAATCTGctaccaacaataacaaacacagCAACGAGATGTCGGAGCGTCGACGTTATTATGGAGGAGGCGGAGCAGGGGGTGGCTATTATGCCGGTGGCGGTGGCACCAGTACAGGCCGCTATCAGAAAAGCGCAACTGCCGTGTCCGCACTGGATCGTTTACGGTCGAACTTGAGTCCCGTTACGTCATATTATAAGCCTCTAATGCGCAGCTTTGGGCGGCGTGCTGATGACGAT AGAAAAGACACTGACAAAGACAGAACTCCCACCGCTGGTGGCACCAGCAAACTTTCGGCCATATCCCGTCTCGAAAACAAATATTCGGATGTCTTAGATCGCCATAGGCATCACGAGGACGACCGCGACAAAACACTCGAGCCCGATGAAAACCGAAATCCTCTCTCCAAATCATCAACTTCGCATCAGTTGTTGGGTGCTGGGCGACCAAAGTTGTCATCAGGCTCCTTTAATGCAGTCGACCGAAAGGAACGTACGCCGTACCGCCTCGGACGAAATAAGACTAATCGGTATTTGGGTGATTCGAATGATAGCGGGTACATAACGAGTACGAATGGCAGTGCGCGTGGCGACCATACAACATTACTCGACGAAAATTATCCGCTAGACTATGGTGGAAGTAGATATCGACGGAATTATGAAGTGCCACGACACCATTTGGAAAACTATGAAGCGCTAAGAGCCGGTGGCGCAATGGGATATGCGCCAGGTTCTAGCCGTTCCGGCCGTGGAGCGGAATATGCCGCTGGCTATAACGCACGTAGCTACAGAAGTCGTGATGTGTACGATGATTATGGCAACGGCGCTGGTGGCGGAATCGGCGGCAGCAGTTCACGCAACAGACCTCGTGCTTACGGTCGAAATAAGACATCGGAAAATCTATTGGCATCCGCTACTGAAACTGTGCCTAGTGCACATTCTTCTTTCCGTCCAGACTACGAGGATTATGGGGTACCGAATTCTCGAAATCGGTTTGCTCATCGTCGCAAAGAAAATATCACACAACGTGTACCAACGCGCAGGGAAGAACTCACAGATGAAGATCGTGAGATACTCAACGATGAGCGGTCGTCTGCTGATAATGCCGCTATCTTGCTGCTTCTCAAAGAAGATAATCAGTATCTGGAAGCGCGTAAATTTGAAGAACGTATGCGTAAACGCAAGGAGCTTCAGGGACGTTTGTTACGTTATGCGCAAGAGGATGCGGCTGCCGCGGCAGCTGAGAAAGTTAAGTTGGAAAAAAATAGTGAGAAGGAAATCGAAACTAAAAAGACGGAGGCGAATAGTTCAAAACAAGAAATCAATGCCAACAATGGAGGGGAAGCATCAAATGCAATGTCTACTACACAGAAGACAACAAGCAATCTAAAAAAAGTAGCTAGTCCAATTATCGATAGTGATAGTTCTTCGGAAAGTAGCTCTGAAGAATCCGATAGCAGTAGTCAGGGAGATAAACCCGCAACCTCACCTACTACTAATTCGAATACTATAACTACAACAGCTCTTGCTAAAGACACAGAAGACAGTACTAAAGTCCCTACAACCACAAACCTCAGTACATCCAAAGAGTTAGCGTCTCAGTCAACCTATACTAGTACACCAAGCTCCACATCTTCTGCTGGCTCAAGTGTTACCGCACTACATGCAGATCGTAATAATAATGACCTCTCCAAGTACAGACCAACTGCTGGTTCCAGTTTCAAATCGAACGGCGGACTCATGCACTCTTCGAGCTCAGGGGCTTTGGCGTTTGGTGGCATTAGCGAACGTCTAGCCGCTGGACGTTCACAACGCTACCAGCCGGCTACATCTTCGCGCACTGCTGCGCTGTTGGCTGATTTAGATACCCTAGGCCCGACAgcagacagcagcagcagtcgtTATCAGCAGTACAAGAATCCTCTAAACGATTCATACAAATCCTCATATCTCTTCGATCCATACTATTCATATGGCGGCGCTGGGGGATCTAGCGTTGCCAGTAGTCGTCGGACGGGGACAGCCGCTGGACTCTCATCGTCCACTTCAGCTTATCAACGCCAGCAGATCCATGCTTACCAacagcatcagcagcaacaactgcaccaatatcaacaacaccaacacatcTTGTCGAAGAGCGCCACAAGCGCGGCACTCTTCCAGAGATCGCGCATTCCAAAAACCCTCTCAGCCTTT ACAGCAAAGCCCGTCATACAAGATGATGCTGATGGCCACTTGATATATCACAACGGCGATATACTTCATCACAGAT ATAAGATCATGGCTACTCTGGGCGAGGGTACGTTTGGACGTGTCGTGAAGGTCAAGGACATGGAGAG GGACTTTTGCATGGCCTTGAAGATCATCAAAAACGTTGAGAAATATCGCGAAGCTGCGAAGTTGGAAATAAACGCGTTGGAAAAAATCGCTCAAAAGGATCCCCATTGCGACCA TTTGTGCGTGAAAATGATTGATTGGTTCGATTACCATGGCCACATGTGCATCGTTTTCGAGATGTTGGGTTTAAGTGTGTTCGATTTTTTG cgCGAGAACAACTATGAACCATATCCATTGGAACAAGTACGGCACATGGCCTATCAATTATGCTATTCGGTGAAATTTTTGCACGACAATCGCTTAACGCACACTGATCTCAAACCTGAAAATATACTCTTCGTAGATTCGGAGTATACGACGCATTATAATCACAAAATA aatcgCGAAGTGCGTCGCGTTAAAAACACCGATGTTCGCCTAATTGATTTCGGTTCGGCTACATTTGATCACGAACATCATAGCACAATTGTATCTACACGTCACTACCGTGCGCCGGAGGTTATTCTTGAGCTAGGCTGGTCGCAGCCCTGTGACGTCTGGTCTGTTGG TTGTATTCTCTTCGAGCTGTACCTAGGCATAACACTCTTCCAAACGCATGACAATCGTGAGCATCTAGCGATGATGGAGCGGATCCTTGGTCAAATACCATATCGTATGGCACG TAATCATTGTCAttacagcaaaacaaaaacaaaatacttttATCACGGTAAGTTAGACTGGGATGAGAAATCTTCGGCTGGCCGTTATGTGCGCGATCATTGTAAGCCGCTGTTTAGATATCAAATGAGCGACACGGAAGATCACTGCGAACTTTTCGATCTGATCAAGAAAATGTTGGAGTATGAACCATCGCAACGCGTGACGTTAG GTGATGCGCTGCGCCATCCATTCTTCGACAAGCTCCCACCGCACCAACGCGTTGGTGAAATCGGCAATATAAAACAAGCGATTTCTtcgggcagcagcagcagccgcgaACGTTCGCATAGTTTGTCAAGATGA